In a genomic window of Anoxybacter fermentans:
- a CDS encoding LacI family DNA-binding transcriptional regulator: protein MAITLKDIAKKAGVSESTVSRVLNGIPKASSETRDKILKIAKELGYYPNDVARSLAKQKTHIIGLIVSDIANPYFASVIGGVEEVASLKGYSLIISATGGKEKEELKYIKILKEKKVDGIVFMSGRMPDSCEKALVESEIPTVVVSRKVKSFLPSIHIDNIGESYKAVEYLIKLGHRRIAMISGPCIDKESGYHRLLGYKNALADYDLPFEEELVQEGDFKMDSGRKAMENLLSLKKLPTAVFAASDAMGVGAIKAIKKAGLRVPEDISVIGFDNSIISLACDPELTTIGQPVKDLGRTAMEMLYKIIQGEELERRTIYLPCELIIRGSTKSLG from the coding sequence TTGGCTATTACTTTGAAAGATATAGCCAAAAAAGCTGGTGTTTCGGAATCTACAGTTTCCCGTGTTCTTAACGGTATTCCCAAAGCCAGCAGTGAGACCAGGGATAAGATTTTAAAAATAGCTAAAGAATTAGGTTATTATCCTAATGATGTTGCCAGAAGTTTGGCGAAACAAAAAACCCATATTATTGGCTTGATTGTTAGTGATATTGCTAATCCTTATTTTGCTTCAGTAATAGGAGGGGTAGAGGAGGTAGCCAGTTTAAAAGGTTATAGTCTTATTATTTCTGCTACTGGCGGAAAAGAAAAAGAAGAATTGAAATATATTAAAATTTTAAAAGAGAAAAAGGTTGATGGAATTGTTTTTATGAGTGGTCGAATGCCTGATTCTTGTGAAAAGGCTTTAGTTGAGTCGGAGATACCGACAGTAGTAGTATCCAGAAAAGTCAAAAGCTTTCTCCCATCTATACATATTGATAACATTGGTGAATCATATAAAGCGGTGGAATATTTGATAAAATTGGGTCATCGACGTATTGCCATGATTAGCGGTCCTTGTATAGATAAAGAGTCAGGTTATCATCGCTTACTGGGTTATAAGAATGCTCTGGCTGATTATGATCTACCCTTTGAAGAGGAATTAGTCCAGGAAGGAGATTTTAAAATGGATAGTGGGAGAAAGGCCATGGAGAATTTGCTGAGCTTAAAAAAATTGCCCACTGCTGTTTTTGCTGCCAGTGATGCTATGGGAGTTGGTGCTATCAAGGCGATTAAAAAGGCAGGTTTAAGGGTTCCTGAGGATATTTCAGTAATAGGTTTTGATAATAGTATTATTTCTTTGGCCTGTGATCCAGAATTGACTACTATTGGTCAACCAGTTAAAGATTTGGGTAGAACTGCTATGGAGATGTTGTATAAGATTATTCAAGGAGAAGAATTAGAAAGAAGGACAATTTATTTGCCCTGTGAGTTAATTATTAGAGGTTCTACGAAATCTTTAGGGTAA
- a CDS encoding DUF6485 family protein, translating into MKACVKENSKNCTCTYPGCPRKGVCCECIAYHRKMNQLPGCFFPPEVEKTYDRSIKAFIKAYS; encoded by the coding sequence ATGAAGGCTTGTGTCAAGGAAAATTCAAAGAACTGTACCTGTACTTATCCAGGTTGTCCACGAAAAGGAGTTTGCTGTGAGTGTATAGCATATCATCGTAAGATGAATCAGCTTCCAGGATGTTTCTTTCCACCTGAAGTAGAGAAGACTTATGACAGATCAATTAAGGCATTTATCAAAGCTTACTCTTAG
- a CDS encoding YlbF family regulator, with the protein MSVYDKAYELAREIKNSNEYQDYLKVKKEVEADETTKKMLLDYQRKQFELQSKQMMGQKLEDAEVEQFEKLAEVVQMNITIRRYLELERRLIVMMNDVQRIITGDLEIGFKEIFEREDKQS; encoded by the coding sequence ATGTCTGTTTATGACAAAGCGTATGAACTTGCACGGGAGATAAAAAATTCTAATGAGTACCAGGATTATCTTAAGGTTAAAAAAGAGGTTGAAGCAGATGAAACTACTAAAAAGATGCTCCTGGATTATCAACGTAAGCAATTTGAACTCCAATCAAAACAAATGATGGGCCAAAAGCTTGAAGATGCAGAGGTAGAGCAGTTTGAGAAATTAGCTGAAGTAGTTCAAATGAATATAACTATCAGGCGATATTTAGAATTAGAAAGACGGCTTATTGTTATGATGAATGATGTACAGCGGATTATAACAGGAGATTTGGAGATTGGATTTAAAGAAATTTTTGAAAGAGAAGATAAGCAATCTTGA
- a CDS encoding ABC transporter substrate-binding protein, with translation MKYRLNIVIASVLVMVLLVPFVAMAGGKTEIEFWTTETEEERMAVIKDLVKEFEKLNPDIKVNVVAVQENDVPTKLAAGMAAGMLPEVVEMGAENILRLGAEGLMDVEAAGQIIDELGREDFYKGALRMVATPEGGNYAVPMHGWVQGIWYRTDLFEEKGLEPPITWENILKAAEAFYNPEEQKYGIVIGTGKDSYTRQTFTQYALSNNARIFDENGNIIFNSPEMIETLDFYKKLAQFTPPGPDGWRDARDLYLSGRVPMMMYSTYIMDDIGIGRTGYEGAIVENLVDKTALANVMIHKSPATYGQIVALGILRGNKKAQVEAAKKFVKYLMSDTAYIKFLHMAPGGMNPVRRSIAQDPRYLDNPVLKVYGEKAAEIAAGLDNIGKFGYVNGKVFPEIGKITSQFIIGQAIMKMTENGWSAEEAAKWAQKEMEQAVRQ, from the coding sequence ATGAAGTATAGACTAAATATAGTAATTGCCAGTGTGTTGGTAATGGTTTTATTGGTTCCTTTTGTAGCTATGGCCGGTGGAAAGACTGAAATTGAGTTCTGGACCACAGAAACAGAAGAAGAAAGAATGGCAGTTATCAAAGACCTGGTTAAAGAATTTGAGAAATTAAATCCTGATATCAAGGTCAATGTTGTAGCGGTTCAGGAAAATGATGTTCCAACCAAATTAGCTGCTGGTATGGCTGCTGGTATGTTACCTGAAGTAGTTGAAATGGGTGCAGAGAACATATTGCGTTTGGGTGCAGAAGGTTTAATGGACGTTGAAGCTGCTGGTCAGATTATTGACGAACTTGGCCGTGAGGACTTCTATAAAGGTGCTCTCAGGATGGTAGCGACTCCTGAAGGCGGTAATTATGCTGTACCTATGCACGGTTGGGTTCAGGGTATCTGGTATAGAACAGATTTATTTGAGGAGAAAGGTTTAGAGCCTCCTATAACCTGGGAAAATATTTTAAAAGCTGCTGAGGCCTTTTATAATCCTGAAGAACAAAAATATGGTATCGTTATCGGTACAGGTAAAGATTCCTATACCCGTCAGACTTTTACACAGTATGCTTTATCTAATAATGCCCGTATCTTTGATGAAAATGGTAATATAATTTTTAATTCTCCTGAGATGATTGAAACTTTGGATTTTTACAAAAAATTGGCTCAATTTACCCCTCCTGGCCCCGATGGCTGGCGTGATGCTAGGGACCTATATTTATCGGGTAGAGTGCCAATGATGATGTATTCCACATATATTATGGATGATATTGGTATTGGTAGAACTGGTTATGAAGGAGCGATTGTTGAGAATCTTGTAGATAAAACTGCTCTGGCTAATGTAATGATTCATAAGTCCCCTGCTACTTATGGACAAATCGTTGCTTTAGGAATTCTTAGAGGTAATAAAAAAGCACAGGTTGAAGCCGCTAAGAAGTTTGTTAAGTATCTGATGTCGGATACTGCTTATATTAAATTCCTTCATATGGCTCCTGGAGGAATGAACCCTGTACGTCGTTCTATTGCTCAGGACCCAAGATATTTAGATAATCCTGTGTTAAAGGTTTATGGAGAAAAGGCTGCTGAAATAGCAGCAGGATTGGATAATATAGGTAAATTCGGATATGTTAATGGAAAAGTTTTCCCTGAGATTGGAAAAATAACGAGCCAATTTATTATAGGACAGGCGATTATGAAGATGACAGAGAATGGTTGGAGTGCTGAAGAAGCAGCCAAATGGGCGCAAAAAGAGATGGAACAGGCAGTTCGTCAGTAA
- a CDS encoding HAD family hydrolase yields MKITTILFDLDGTLLPMDLDIFIDRYFKALTRRFAAIIKPEQFIKDLYASTMEMIKNNDPEKTNQEVFIEDFFKRVPLKFEEAMPEFDAFYEKDFPKLKDEINLKLEGWKAKELMDVIFDAGYQVVIATNPIFPEAAVKERLRWVGLADYPYKLITSYEIMHFCKPNPNYFKEICEKIGVDPRECLMVGNDMEEDLPASLLGMKTFIVEDFLIDRGTGRFTPDGRGSLMDLYHEIMEKNLIYRK; encoded by the coding sequence ATGAAGATAACAACAATATTATTTGATTTGGATGGAACATTATTGCCTATGGATTTAGATATTTTCATTGACAGATATTTTAAAGCTTTGACACGACGCTTTGCTGCTATTATAAAACCTGAACAATTTATTAAGGATTTGTATGCATCTACTATGGAAATGATTAAAAATAATGATCCAGAGAAAACTAATCAAGAGGTATTTATTGAAGATTTCTTTAAAAGAGTTCCTTTAAAATTTGAGGAAGCCATGCCTGAGTTTGATGCTTTTTATGAGAAGGATTTTCCAAAGTTAAAAGATGAAATCAATCTTAAACTTGAAGGATGGAAAGCTAAAGAATTGATGGATGTTATTTTTGATGCTGGATATCAAGTGGTTATTGCTACTAATCCTATATTTCCAGAAGCCGCAGTTAAAGAACGGTTACGCTGGGTAGGGTTGGCCGATTATCCATATAAACTAATCACATCTTATGAAATAATGCATTTTTGTAAGCCTAATCCTAACTATTTTAAAGAAATCTGTGAAAAGATAGGTGTTGATCCCCGGGAATGTTTAATGGTGGGTAATGATATGGAAGAAGATCTACCCGCTTCTCTTCTGGGGATGAAGACTTTTATTGTAGAGGATTTTTTAATTGATAGAGGAACGGGACGGTTTACTCCTGATGGTAGGGGAAGTTTAATGGATTTATATCATGAGATTATGGAGAAAAATTTGATTTATAGAAAATAA
- a CDS encoding metallophosphoesterase family protein produces the protein MIGVLSDTHIPRRAEGLPKEVIQGFKGVDLILHAGDIVEESVLKELEEIAPVYAVYGNCDPPELREKLPAKRIVEYAGFKIGLVHYSSPYGNTLGRLLETFEDDEVDAIVFGHSHRPYNDRVNGILIFNPGSPTDKRFEVFYSYGLLIPQEKKLIGKVKYFK, from the coding sequence ATGATTGGTGTTCTTTCAGATACCCATATTCCCCGAAGAGCTGAAGGATTACCTAAGGAGGTAATTCAGGGTTTTAAAGGAGTTGATCTAATATTACATGCAGGTGATATAGTTGAAGAAAGTGTATTAAAAGAGTTGGAGGAGATAGCACCTGTATATGCTGTTTATGGTAATTGTGACCCACCTGAACTTAGAGAAAAATTGCCGGCTAAACGGATTGTGGAATATGCCGGGTTTAAGATCGGATTAGTTCACTACAGCAGTCCATATGGTAATACCCTGGGGCGTTTATTGGAAACCTTTGAAGATGATGAAGTTGATGCTATTGTTTTTGGGCACAGTCATAGACCTTATAATGATCGTGTTAATGGAATTCTGATTTTTAATCCAGGCTCTCCAACTGATAAGCGATTTGAGGTCTTTTACTCTTATGGACTATTGATTCCTCAAGAGAAGAAATTGATTGGTAAAGTAAAATATTTTAAATAA
- a CDS encoding class I SAM-dependent methyltransferase, with protein sequence MHNSLQYSHQLIKTRVQPGDLVVDATAGNGHDTLLLAQLVGPKGKVYSYDIQACALKETRHRLQKAGLLERVKLIHRGHETMDQDLAPGQSIKAVMFNLGYLPGGNHSIITKPDTTIQALKIALKHLLPRGLITIVAYHGHPGGKNELSALVKYLSTLDQYNFDVLQYQFINQVNQPPILFAIEKKAKSKL encoded by the coding sequence ATGCATAACAGCTTACAATATTCTCATCAATTAATTAAAACCCGGGTTCAACCCGGGGACCTGGTAGTCGATGCCACAGCAGGTAATGGCCACGATACCCTACTATTGGCTCAACTGGTAGGACCTAAAGGAAAGGTCTATAGTTATGATATCCAGGCCTGCGCTCTTAAAGAAACGCGTCACCGCCTCCAAAAAGCCGGACTCCTCGAGCGGGTAAAATTAATCCACCGGGGCCATGAAACTATGGATCAGGATCTGGCTCCCGGTCAATCTATAAAGGCAGTCATGTTCAATTTAGGTTATCTTCCAGGTGGTAATCATTCCATCATCACCAAACCTGATACCACCATTCAGGCTCTCAAAATAGCCTTAAAACATCTTCTTCCACGGGGACTTATCACTATTGTTGCCTATCATGGCCATCCGGGTGGTAAAAATGAATTATCTGCTCTAGTTAAATATCTCTCTACATTAGATCAATATAACTTTGACGTATTACAATATCAATTTATTAATCAGGTTAACCAACCACCTATCCTTTTTGCCATTGAAAAGAAAGCTAAGAGTAAGCTTTGA
- a CDS encoding metal-dependent hydrolase, with protein MKITFLGHAACLIEEGGKKVVIDPFLTGNPQAAIKASDLKVDGILITHGHGDHLGDSVNIAKNSDALIVAIHELALYCKAQGAPKVHGMNIGGSYNFDFGRVKMVPALHSSAIVENGNSMYLGEPCGFVIQMKDLTVYHAGDTGLFHDMAFIGEEFEIDLALLPIGDNYVMGPDDALRAVKMLKPKRVVPIHYNTFPVIEQDAKVFKSRIEKETDAKCIVLNPGESVEI; from the coding sequence ATGAAAATTACTTTTTTGGGACATGCTGCATGTTTGATTGAAGAGGGAGGAAAAAAAGTTGTTATTGACCCCTTTTTGACGGGTAATCCGCAAGCTGCTATAAAAGCTTCAGACCTTAAGGTAGATGGAATATTGATTACCCATGGCCATGGTGACCATCTAGGTGATAGTGTGAATATAGCTAAGAATTCTGATGCTCTCATTGTGGCAATCCATGAGTTAGCTTTATATTGCAAGGCCCAGGGAGCTCCTAAAGTGCATGGGATGAATATTGGAGGTTCTTATAATTTTGATTTCGGTCGGGTGAAGATGGTGCCTGCTCTACATAGTTCTGCTATAGTAGAAAATGGTAATTCAATGTATCTGGGGGAACCCTGCGGGTTTGTTATCCAGATGAAAGATTTAACAGTCTATCATGCTGGTGACACTGGACTCTTCCATGATATGGCATTTATTGGAGAAGAGTTTGAGATTGACCTGGCCCTCTTGCCCATTGGTGATAATTATGTTATGGGGCCTGATGATGCTCTTAGGGCAGTTAAAATGTTAAAACCAAAACGGGTGGTACCGATTCATTATAATACTTTCCCAGTGATTGAACAGGATGCAAAGGTTTTCAAATCCCGTATAGAAAAGGAAACAGATGCTAAGTGTATAGTACTTAATCCAGGGGAAAGTGTAGAGATTTAG